In Methanothermococcus thermolithotrophicus DSM 2095, one DNA window encodes the following:
- a CDS encoding TRC40/GET3/ArsA family transport-energizing ATPase codes for MLSKIKNSLKGLTKQKLEKENGTKYIMFGGKGGVGKTTMSAVTGIFCAEQGLKTVIVSTDPAHSLRDSFEQEFGHEPTKVNGMDNLYVVEIDPQKAMEEYKDKLKSQVDENPMLGGMLEEQLEMASLSPGTDESAAFDVFLRYMDSNEFDVVVFDTAPTGHTLRFLGLPEIMDKYMTKMIKLKKQMSGFMKMMKKMMPFGGKGEDIDYDKALEEMEAMKEKITRARNILADPERTSFRLVVIPEEMSILESERAMRALEKYKIPIDAVIVNQVIPEDVECDFCRARRGLQQKRLETIKEKFGEKVIAHVPLLRTEAKGLDALKEISKVLYGNKE; via the coding sequence ATGTTATCAAAAATAAAGAACTCATTGAAGGGACTTACAAAACAGAAATTGGAAAAGGAAAACGGTACAAAGTACATAATGTTCGGTGGAAAAGGTGGTGTTGGTAAAACTACAATGAGTGCGGTTACTGGGATTTTCTGTGCAGAACAAGGTTTAAAAACAGTTATTGTTTCTACAGACCCTGCCCACTCTTTGAGAGATAGCTTTGAACAAGAATTCGGCCACGAACCTACAAAAGTTAATGGTATGGACAACCTCTATGTTGTTGAAATTGACCCTCAAAAAGCCATGGAAGAGTATAAGGATAAATTGAAAAGTCAGGTGGATGAAAATCCTATGCTCGGTGGAATGTTAGAAGAACAGTTAGAAATGGCTTCATTATCCCCAGGTACTGACGAAAGTGCGGCATTTGATGTATTCCTAAGGTACATGGATAGCAATGAGTTTGATGTAGTTGTATTTGATACAGCTCCTACAGGACACACCTTAAGATTTTTAGGACTTCCTGAAATTATGGATAAGTACATGACAAAAATGATCAAGTTGAAGAAACAGATGAGCGGCTTCATGAAGATGATGAAAAAAATGATGCCATTTGGTGGTAAAGGGGAAGATATAGATTACGACAAGGCATTGGAAGAAATGGAAGCTATGAAGGAAAAAATAACAAGGGCAAGAAACATTTTAGCCGACCCTGAAAGAACCTCATTTAGATTAGTTGTTATCCCTGAAGAAATGAGTATTTTAGAAAGCGAAAGGGCAATGAGAGCTCTAGAAAAATACAAGATTCCAATAGATGCTGTAATAGTTAACCAGGTAATCCCTGAAGATGTCGAATGTGACTTCTGTAGGGCAAGAAGAGGACTCCAGCAAAAAAGATTGGAGACCATAAAAGAGAAATTTGGAGAAAAAGTCATAGCTCATGTTCCTCTGTTGAGAACTGAAGCTAAGGGATTGGATGCATTAAAAGAAATCTCAAAAGTACTCTATGGAAACAAAGAGTAA
- the cfbA gene encoding sirohydrochlorin nickelochelatase, with translation MKNHCKNITQRRHIMEALVLVGHGSRLPYSKETVYAIAEKIKEKGTYPIVEVGMMEFNEPTIPQAVKKVIEKGAKKVIVVPVFLAHGNHTKRDIPKILGVYDGEDDDDHDHHHHGHHHHHHDHEKLEVPEDVEIIYREPMGADDRIVEVVLDRAQGKELNC, from the coding sequence ATGAAAAACCATTGTAAAAATATTACACAACGGAGGCACATTATGGAAGCATTAGTTTTAGTTGGCCATGGTAGTAGGCTACCATACTCAAAAGAGACCGTTTATGCAATTGCAGAAAAAATAAAGGAAAAAGGGACCTATCCAATTGTAGAAGTAGGTATGATGGAGTTTAATGAGCCTACAATACCTCAAGCTGTAAAGAAAGTTATTGAAAAAGGTGCTAAAAAAGTTATTGTTGTTCCTGTTTTCTTAGCCCATGGAAACCATACTAAAAGAGACATTCCAAAAATTTTAGGGGTTTATGATGGAGAAGATGATGATGACCACGACCACCATCATCATGGTCACCATCATCACCACCATGACCATGAAAAACTGGAAGTTCCAGAAGATGTGGAAATAATATACAGGGAGCCCATGGGCGCAGATGATAGAATAGTAGAAGTAGTACTGGACAGAGCTCAGGGAAAAGAGTTAAACTGTTAA
- a CDS encoding site-2 protease family protein yields MAVSSTTVLLLFIVIWTILYLINLKKDKLNVNLNLQTYIGIFGILRTQVGMKIIKKVGKYPIWQKLAIACIPICILISIFTFYSFMDSTLNLFNGNIPKESSKPVIFLFGSLIPWIPGVIALIIGITFHELAHGIVAYSFKQKIKSTGLLLLLGIPLGAFVEIGDDFKNASKKTRGAIASAGPMANIIIFLMVLLITPYFYGISTPLTIATILDDSPAYGNLIEGDVIYSINGKQINSLQDFYDVVKGIKPNEKVKISILRNDEVNTLELVTSNEGKIGIIVEPSKSLTFVLQTLFWTSMLNMLLGFFNLLPALPLDGYHVWNALPELIRDLKKNSKLTAKVSKYIEYIINEKNLNSISLLVWMTIFVSMAYSFL; encoded by the coding sequence ATGGCCGTATCTTCAACGACCGTATTACTTCTATTTATTGTAATATGGACTATATTGTATTTAATTAATTTAAAAAAAGATAAATTAAATGTCAATTTAAATTTACAGACATATATTGGAATATTTGGAATTTTAAGGACGCAAGTTGGGATGAAAATAATAAAAAAAGTAGGAAAATATCCAATATGGCAAAAACTTGCTATCGCATGTATTCCAATATGTATTCTTATAAGTATATTCACATTTTATTCGTTTATGGATTCTACCTTAAATTTGTTTAACGGAAATATTCCAAAAGAATCTTCAAAGCCGGTTATCTTCCTCTTTGGTAGTTTGATTCCATGGATTCCCGGGGTTATAGCGCTTATAATTGGTATAACGTTCCATGAACTGGCTCACGGTATTGTGGCATATTCGTTTAAACAAAAAATAAAAAGCACAGGACTTCTATTGTTGCTGGGCATCCCATTGGGGGCCTTTGTGGAAATAGGCGACGACTTTAAAAATGCAAGTAAAAAAACAAGGGGAGCAATAGCCTCAGCTGGTCCTATGGCAAATATAATAATATTTTTGATGGTACTTTTAATAACGCCGTACTTTTATGGGATTTCGACACCCTTAACAATAGCCACCATTCTAGATGATTCCCCAGCATATGGAAATCTAATTGAAGGGGATGTAATTTATTCTATTAATGGAAAACAAATAAACTCGTTGCAGGATTTCTATGATGTTGTAAAGGGCATAAAACCTAATGAAAAAGTGAAAATAAGTATTTTGAGAAACGATGAGGTTAATACTCTAGAGTTGGTTACGTCTAATGAAGGTAAAATTGGAATTATTGTAGAACCATCTAAAAGTCTTACGTTTGTCCTTCAGACGCTCTTCTGGACCTCAATGTTAAATATGCTACTAGGTTTCTTTAATTTATTGCCTGCATTACCTTTGGATGGTTACCATGTATGGAATGCTCTTCCTGAATTAATAAGGGATTTGAAGAAGAATAGCAAATTAACGGCAAAAGTTTCCAAGTATATCGAGTATATAATAAACGAGAAAAACCTAAATTCCATTAGCTTACTTGTTTGGATGACTATATTTGTTTCTATGGCTTATTCATTCCTTTAA
- the cofF gene encoding coenzyme gamma-F420-2:alpha-L-glutamate ligase gives MITIVCAEGGSTIYSLKRAIEDSGEKCDILLLSDDKLLVEREYTIKTDLIHSRCGIGDYLDRLTLFSWQVLNALEAEGHFFINPLKTIYNSSDKFKTIKILDKNKIKTPKTGLIRDYYDAKRFMEKNNIEYPVVLKNSFSKCGTSVHIAKSDDDLKKLTKKAIWEGKLIQEYIDFRDKENGRYKDMRILVVDGEVVGGYRRVSDNFITNLYGGGTIENLNIDDEIEEIALKCAESMNGYIMGVDILPKDGEYYIVETNTAPGTKGFRTLGIDADKKIAECLIRYKKR, from the coding sequence ATGATAACAATCGTATGTGCTGAAGGAGGATCTACAATTTATTCGCTAAAGAGGGCAATAGAAGACTCGGGGGAAAAGTGTGACATACTCTTACTTTCAGATGATAAGTTATTAGTTGAGAGGGAATACACCATTAAAACCGATCTTATCCACTCAAGATGTGGAATTGGTGACTATCTAGATAGGCTCACACTTTTTTCATGGCAGGTGTTAAATGCTCTTGAAGCTGAAGGACATTTTTTTATAAATCCACTTAAAACAATATACAACTCTTCCGATAAGTTTAAAACAATTAAAATACTGGATAAGAACAAAATAAAAACTCCAAAAACTGGATTAATCAGGGATTATTATGATGCCAAAAGATTCATGGAAAAAAATAATATTGAATATCCTGTGGTTTTGAAGAATTCATTTTCAAAGTGTGGAACTTCAGTACATATTGCAAAATCAGACGATGATTTGAAAAAACTAACAAAAAAAGCCATATGGGAAGGAAAACTTATTCAGGAGTATATAGATTTTAGAGATAAAGAAAATGGACGATACAAGGATATGAGGATTTTGGTTGTTGATGGGGAGGTTGTAGGTGGTTATAGGAGGGTGAGTGATAATTTTATAACAAATTTATATGGTGGGGGAACAATAGAAAACCTAAACATAGATGATGAAATTGAAGAAATTGCTTTAAAATGTGCGGAATCTATGAACGGATATATTATGGGGGTAGATATACTGCCAAAAGATGGGGAATATTATATAGTAGAAACCAACACTGCACCGGGAACAAAAGGATTTAGAACACTTGGAATTGATGCAGATAAAAAAATAGCAGAATGCCTTATAAGGTATAAAAAGAGATAG
- a CDS encoding ABC transporter permease, with the protein MLETLIFSFSFVILALIVIYKEELGFGKEVLIAEILALVQLIILGYVINLIFSLGMIYAMAMVLAMIVVASFIVKRNLNMDKLNREIIISSFLSILTTATISLVILLFSKTIALEPRYIIPLMGMVVGNSTNVISLSLDRLLNDLKSNKDVLWGYLALGATEKQAVQPFIKKAIRSALTPQLNTAKAVGVIFIPGAMVGMLLSGIDPLYASKIQITIMWMVMSSAIISSLMACYLVSKSFIYKL; encoded by the coding sequence GTGTTGGAAACTCTTATATTCTCATTTTCTTTCGTAATTTTAGCACTGATTGTAATATATAAAGAAGAACTGGGGTTTGGGAAGGAAGTTTTAATAGCTGAGATATTGGCATTAGTCCAGCTTATAATTCTAGGGTATGTCATCAACCTTATTTTTAGTTTGGGTATGATTTATGCTATGGCCATGGTCCTTGCAATGATTGTAGTTGCTTCATTTATTGTTAAAAGAAATTTAAATATGGATAAATTAAATCGTGAAATAATTATTAGTTCATTCTTATCAATACTAACAACAGCTACAATATCCCTAGTTATTCTGTTATTCTCAAAAACCATAGCACTTGAGCCCAGGTATATTATACCATTAATGGGCATGGTAGTGGGAAATTCAACAAATGTAATTTCTTTAAGTTTGGATAGGTTGTTGAATGATTTAAAATCAAATAAGGATGTTTTATGGGGATATTTGGCGCTGGGTGCTACGGAAAAACAGGCAGTACAACCGTTTATAAAAAAAGCAATAAGGTCGGCCCTCACCCCACAGTTAAATACAGCAAAAGCCGTTGGAGTTATATTTATTCCAGGTGCAATGGTAGGTATGCTTTTGAGTGGGATAGATCCATTATATGCTTCAAAAATTCAAATTACCATAATGTGGATGGTTATGAGCTCTGCAATAATATCTTCACTAATGGCGTGTTATCTAGTATCTAAAAGTTTTATCTATAAATTGTAG
- the cfbE gene encoding coenzyme F430 synthase, whose product MILVIDVNHGALDLAKELLNLGYDVDVWDIYGKLEKDVLKGYLDVVKKINLIKSKEKPVFENYDKIIAPIHCPIDFPFVPFHDAVSEIIKEKYGKIHKKFIEVTGVKGKTTTTEMINFILKDDYNVFLHNSNKGSITPVILLNILEENENNIDNIDYFIFEVSLGLTSCGYGAITNIAENYPIAGGRRNALVKMDFLKNADKKYVNKFIIDDFNIPIDLKDLNDINLINSEDVEILSKYPLKYKYNNLLVQFNKNIFGKHLVEDSMFAIEISKNFLDYETILERIKRFNLKNRMNIEKKGSNYIIKNINPGLDLKAIDYAINDFIGSFNSGYIVVGGDFGCTCEEINIERLSNVIKKWKNKNKNIRFLFAGDVGKRLKDYVKPTFLENSKVLSNVDDIFNLELGDNVLIIYRTSII is encoded by the coding sequence ATGATTTTAGTTATAGATGTGAATCATGGTGCACTGGATTTGGCAAAGGAGCTCCTAAATTTAGGTTATGATGTAGATGTTTGGGACATATATGGAAAACTAGAGAAGGATGTTTTAAAAGGTTATTTAGATGTTGTTAAAAAAATAAATTTAATTAAATCAAAAGAAAAACCCGTATTCGAAAATTACGATAAAATTATTGCACCAATACATTGTCCAATAGATTTTCCCTTCGTCCCGTTCCATGATGCAGTTTCAGAGATAATAAAAGAAAAATACGGAAAAATCCATAAAAAATTTATTGAAGTTACCGGAGTTAAAGGTAAAACCACTACAACAGAAATGATAAATTTTATTTTAAAGGATGATTATAATGTATTCTTACATAACAGCAACAAAGGTTCAATAACTCCTGTTATACTATTGAATATTCTTGAGGAAAATGAAAATAACATAGACAATATTGATTACTTTATTTTTGAAGTTTCTCTTGGATTGACTTCCTGTGGATACGGTGCAATAACGAATATAGCCGAAAACTACCCTATAGCAGGGGGTAGAAGAAACGCACTGGTAAAGATGGATTTTCTAAAAAATGCGGATAAGAAATACGTCAATAAATTCATAATAGACGATTTTAATATCCCAATAGATTTAAAAGATTTAAATGATATTAATTTGATAAATTCGGAAGATGTGGAAATTTTGTCTAAATATCCTTTAAAATACAAATATAACAATCTTTTAGTCCAATTTAACAAAAATATATTTGGTAAACACCTTGTAGAAGATTCTATGTTTGCCATTGAAATATCCAAGAATTTTTTAGATTATGAAACCATATTGGAAAGAATAAAAAGATTTAATTTAAAAAACAGAATGAATATTGAGAAAAAAGGTAGCAACTATATAATCAAAAACATAAATCCAGGATTAGACCTTAAAGCTATAGATTATGCAATAAACGATTTCATAGGATCTTTTAATAGTGGCTACATTGTTGTTGGTGGAGATTTTGGATGTACCTGCGAAGAGATAAATATTGAAAGGCTATCAAATGTCATAAAAAAATGGAAAAATAAAAATAAAAACATTAGATTCTTATTTGCTGGAGATGTTGGTAAGAGGTTAAAAGATTATGTTAAACCAACCTTTTTAGAAAACTCTAAGGTTCTATCCAATGTGGACGATATATTCAATCTTGAATTGGGCGACAACGTCCTTATAATATACAGAACTTCGATAATCTAA
- a CDS encoding HD domain-containing protein, translating into MIKTKIIRDPIHKDIFIHGDEINIMDSIEVQRLRNIKQTGLTCLVYPSANHTRFEHSLGTMYIAGEISENLENVDTNLTRIAGLLHDIGHPPFSHTLEISGYSHEYFTRKKIKKMEFENYSPKEILEVLSPKGFEGILLSGDVDADRMDYLVRDSYHTGVAYGSFDLARLMRCITVFEDVGPKLGVIEKGMTAVESLLIARYQMYPTVYMHPASRIAETMLKNAVITAIDENLFSLKDLSIMDDIDLISKLRSSEDSEGHNLIKMLDRRDLFKNIVTYRYGELTPEERWALINLTEENIKEFEYELSEKFETKIFLDIPGYPKMDENRITVIMNGKKYRLDEISPLAKSLKSAYIKSWDVRIYAAPKKAKELAGELDNKKESILEFVKEKPIDSVLLNVLKEYDVIKGRGNLITIAKDNGITESELFSELQKLVFCGLVNEKVVKVRGTFRYDYSVAVN; encoded by the coding sequence ATGATTAAGACGAAAATAATACGGGACCCCATACATAAGGACATTTTCATACATGGTGATGAAATTAACATAATGGACAGTATAGAGGTCCAAAGATTGAGAAATATAAAACAGACTGGACTTACATGTCTTGTTTACCCTAGTGCAAACCATACAAGATTTGAACACTCCCTTGGAACAATGTATATTGCCGGAGAAATATCAGAAAATTTAGAAAATGTAGATACTAACTTAACCAGAATTGCAGGACTCTTACATGACATAGGTCATCCACCATTTTCACACACATTAGAAATCTCAGGATACAGCCACGAATATTTTACCCGTAAAAAGATAAAAAAAATGGAATTTGAAAACTATAGTCCAAAAGAAATTTTGGAAGTACTATCTCCCAAAGGTTTTGAAGGAATACTACTAAGTGGGGATGTTGATGCAGATAGAATGGATTATTTAGTTAGGGATAGCTATCATACCGGGGTGGCATACGGTTCATTTGACCTTGCAAGATTGATGAGATGTATCACAGTATTCGAAGACGTTGGTCCAAAATTGGGAGTAATAGAAAAAGGAATGACTGCAGTAGAATCGCTATTAATTGCAAGATATCAAATGTATCCTACGGTTTATATGCATCCTGCATCAAGAATTGCCGAAACTATGTTAAAAAATGCAGTAATTACTGCCATTGATGAAAACCTATTTAGCCTGAAAGATCTTTCTATAATGGATGATATTGATCTAATCAGTAAATTGAGGAGCTCCGAAGATAGCGAGGGGCATAATCTAATCAAGATGTTGGATAGAAGGGACTTATTTAAAAACATTGTGACCTATAGATATGGTGAATTAACTCCCGAGGAAAGATGGGCACTCATAAACCTAACTGAAGAGAATATAAAAGAATTTGAATATGAACTATCTGAGAAATTTGAAACTAAGATATTTTTGGATATTCCAGGATATCCTAAAATGGATGAAAATAGAATTACGGTAATAATGAACGGTAAAAAGTACAGATTGGACGAAATATCCCCGCTTGCAAAGAGTTTAAAATCTGCATATATTAAATCATGGGACGTTAGGATTTACGCAGCTCCTAAAAAAGCTAAAGAATTGGCTGGAGAATTGGACAATAAAAAAGAATCCATCTTGGAGTTTGTAAAAGAAAAACCAATAGATAGTGTTCTTTTAAATGTATTGAAAGAATACGACGTAATTAAAGGCAGGGGTAACCTTATTACAATCGCCAAAGATAACGGCATCACTGAATCAGAACTATTCTCTGAACTACAGAAGTTGGTATTTTGTGGGTTAGTAAATGAAAAAGTCGTAAAAGTTAGGGGGACTTTTAGATACGATTATAGTGTAGCTGTTAATTAG
- a CDS encoding CDC48 family AAA ATPase, giving the protein MTELIVAEAYQGDVGKGIVRIDPLTMEKMGLKAGDVVEIEGRDKTYATVWRGYLEDQGKGIIRMDGILRQNAKSGIGDKVKVSKVDVKEAKKIVLAPMQAVRFSGGFEEYVRSRLVGQVVSKGSRVVIGVLGTAFPFIVVGTTPQGPVKISDYTTIELKEEPVTEIKESRVPNVTYEDIGGLKEEVKKIREMVELPMRYPELFDKLGIEPPKGVLLAGPPGTGKTLLAKAVANEAGANYYTINGPEIMSKYVGETEENLRKIFEEAEENAPSVIFIDEIDAIAPKRDEASGEVERRMVAQLLTLMDGIESRGQVVVLAATNRPDSIDPALRRPGRFDREIVIGVPDRSGRKEILQIHTRNMPLADDVDLEYLADVTHGFVGADLAVLCKEAAMKTLRRLLPDIDLEKEEIPKEILDKIEVTMSDFKEALKEVEPSALREVLVEVPNVKWDDIGGLEDVKQELKEAVEWPLKHKEVFDRLGIRPPKGVLLFGPPGTGKTLLAKAVANECDANFISVKGPEIFSKWVGESEKAIRETFRKARQAAPTVIFFDEIDSIAPKRGMDFGSSGVTEKVVNQLLTELDGLEEPKDVMVIAATNRPDILDPALLRPGRLDRIVLVPVPDKDARLDIFKVHTKNMPLADDVDLNKLVEMTENYTGADIEAICREAAMIALRENINVEKVDMRHFEEAIKRISPSVREKDMEVYRELAKEYGRNASVKPSITKEETPEIYR; this is encoded by the coding sequence ATGACTGAATTAATAGTTGCTGAAGCATATCAAGGGGATGTAGGTAAAGGAATTGTGAGAATCGACCCACTAACAATGGAAAAAATGGGTCTAAAGGCTGGAGATGTCGTTGAGATTGAAGGTAGGGATAAAACCTACGCTACAGTATGGAGAGGATACTTGGAAGACCAAGGGAAAGGAATTATCAGAATGGATGGTATCCTAAGGCAAAACGCAAAATCAGGTATTGGAGACAAAGTTAAAGTTAGTAAAGTAGACGTGAAAGAAGCTAAAAAAATAGTACTAGCACCTATGCAGGCAGTAAGATTCAGTGGAGGATTTGAAGAATACGTAAGGAGTAGATTAGTTGGGCAAGTTGTTAGTAAGGGATCAAGAGTTGTTATAGGCGTTCTTGGAACTGCATTCCCATTCATTGTAGTGGGAACTACACCACAAGGTCCTGTCAAAATATCAGACTATACAACCATTGAATTAAAAGAAGAACCAGTAACAGAAATAAAAGAAAGTAGAGTTCCAAATGTAACTTATGAAGATATCGGTGGTTTAAAGGAGGAAGTTAAGAAAATTAGGGAAATGGTAGAGCTCCCAATGAGATACCCTGAGTTATTCGACAAGTTGGGTATCGAACCACCAAAAGGTGTTTTACTAGCAGGTCCACCAGGAACTGGTAAAACATTACTTGCAAAGGCTGTTGCAAACGAAGCTGGAGCAAACTACTACACAATAAACGGTCCTGAAATAATGAGTAAATACGTCGGTGAAACTGAAGAAAACCTAAGAAAGATATTCGAAGAAGCTGAAGAAAATGCACCTTCAGTAATATTCATCGATGAAATTGACGCAATTGCTCCTAAGAGAGATGAAGCCAGTGGAGAAGTAGAAAGAAGAATGGTAGCTCAGCTACTAACTTTAATGGACGGTATCGAAAGTAGAGGGCAAGTTGTTGTCTTGGCTGCCACAAACAGACCTGATTCAATAGATCCTGCATTGAGAAGACCGGGAAGATTTGACAGAGAAATAGTAATTGGAGTTCCAGATAGAAGCGGTAGAAAAGAAATACTGCAGATACACACAAGAAACATGCCTCTTGCAGATGATGTCGACTTAGAATATCTTGCAGATGTTACACATGGATTCGTTGGTGCAGATTTAGCAGTACTATGTAAAGAAGCTGCAATGAAAACCTTAAGAAGATTATTGCCCGACATAGACCTTGAAAAAGAAGAAATTCCAAAAGAAATATTGGACAAAATAGAAGTTACAATGAGTGACTTTAAAGAGGCATTGAAGGAAGTTGAACCATCTGCACTAAGAGAAGTACTCGTAGAAGTGCCAAATGTAAAATGGGATGATATCGGTGGATTAGAAGACGTAAAGCAAGAATTAAAAGAAGCTGTAGAATGGCCTTTAAAACATAAGGAAGTATTTGACAGACTTGGAATAAGACCTCCTAAAGGTGTTCTCCTATTCGGTCCACCAGGAACTGGTAAAACATTACTTGCAAAGGCTGTTGCAAATGAATGTGATGCAAATTTCATAAGCGTTAAAGGACCTGAAATATTCAGTAAGTGGGTTGGAGAAAGTGAAAAAGCCATAAGGGAGACATTTAGAAAAGCTAGACAGGCTGCTCCAACTGTAATATTCTTCGATGAAATAGATAGTATAGCTCCAAAAAGAGGTATGGATTTCGGAAGTAGTGGAGTAACAGAAAAAGTTGTAAACCAGCTCTTAACTGAACTGGATGGTTTAGAGGAACCAAAAGATGTTATGGTGATTGCTGCCACAAACAGACCTGATATACTAGACCCTGCACTCTTAAGACCTGGAAGATTGGATAGAATAGTTCTAGTTCCAGTTCCTGACAAAGATGCAAGGTTAGATATATTCAAGGTACACACCAAGAACATGCCTCTTGCAGATGATGTCGATTTAAACAAACTTGTTGAAATGACTGAAAACTACACTGGAGCAGATATCGAGGCAATTTGTAGAGAAGCTGCCATGATCGCACTTAGGGAAAACATTAATGTAGAAAAAGTTGATATGAGACACTTTGAAGAAGCTATTAAAAGAATATCTCCATCTGTAAGGGAAAAAGACATGGAAGTATATAGAGAGTTGGCCAAAGAATACGGAAGAAATGCATCTGTAAAACCATCTATAACGAAAGAAGAAACTCCAGAAATATACAGATAA
- the ribC gene encoding riboflavin synthase: protein MTVKVGIADTTFARVDMGSAAIKKLNEMTSKIKIIRYTVPGMKDLPVACKKLIEEHGCEITMALGMPGGKEKDKVCAHEASQGLMMAQLMTNKHIIEVFVHEDEAKDEKELEWLAKRRAEEHAENVYYMLFKPEYLQKNAGKGLRQGFEDAGPARL from the coding sequence ATGACTGTAAAAGTCGGTATAGCAGATACCACATTTGCAAGGGTGGATATGGGATCTGCAGCAATTAAAAAGTTAAATGAAATGACTTCAAAAATAAAGATAATAAGATACACAGTTCCTGGAATGAAGGATCTACCTGTTGCATGTAAAAAGTTAATCGAAGAACATGGCTGTGAAATAACCATGGCCCTAGGGATGCCTGGAGGAAAGGAAAAGGATAAAGTTTGTGCCCATGAAGCGTCCCAAGGATTGATGATGGCTCAATTGATGACAAATAAACACATAATAGAAGTCTTTGTTCATGAAGATGAAGCCAAGGATGAAAAAGAGCTCGAATGGCTTGCAAAAAGAAGGGCAGAAGAACATGCTGAAAATGTTTATTATATGTTATTTAAACCCGAGTATCTTCAAAAAAATGCAGGTAAAGGATTAAGACAAGGATTTGAAGATGCTGGACCAGCAAGGTTGTAA
- the ribB gene encoding 3,4-dihydroxy-2-butanone-4-phosphate synthase, whose translation MNNVEKAMEALRNGKMVLIFDDDDREGETDMVVASQHITPSHIRTMRKDGGGLICTAIHPKFCEEIGIPFMVDVLDVASQKFPVLKELYPNDIPYDEKSSFSITINHRKTFTGITDNDRALTIKKFTEMCEEGRYNDFGNEFRSPGHVVLLRAAEGLVNRRKGHTEMTVALAEMAGLVPITTICEMMGDDGNAMNKNETKKYAEKHNLIHLNGEELINYYLEKHLKEE comes from the coding sequence ATGAACAATGTTGAGAAAGCAATGGAAGCTCTTAGAAACGGAAAAATGGTATTAATATTCGATGACGACGACAGGGAAGGGGAAACCGATATGGTTGTAGCTTCACAACATATAACCCCATCACATATAAGGACTATGAGAAAAGATGGCGGCGGTTTAATATGTACTGCAATCCATCCAAAATTCTGTGAGGAAATTGGAATTCCATTTATGGTGGATGTTTTAGATGTTGCTTCTCAAAAATTCCCGGTACTAAAAGAATTATACCCTAATGACATTCCTTACGACGAAAAATCATCATTCTCAATAACGATCAACCATAGAAAAACATTCACTGGAATTACCGACAACGACAGAGCTCTGACAATTAAGAAATTTACAGAAATGTGTGAAGAAGGAAGGTATAATGATTTTGGTAATGAATTTAGAAGTCCTGGACATGTTGTACTCTTAAGAGCTGCTGAAGGTCTTGTAAATAGGAGAAAAGGCCACACCGAAATGACGGTTGCTCTTGCAGAGATGGCAGGATTGGTTCCAATCACCACAATCTGTGAGATGATGGGCGATGATGGAAATGCAATGAATAAAAATGAAACCAAAAAGTATGCTGAAAAACATAATCTAATACACTTAAATGGTGAAGAGTTAATTAACTATTATTTGGAAAAGCATTTGAAAGAGGAATAA
- the ribK gene encoding CTP-dependent riboflavin kinase, whose amino-acid sequence MKFLGRLVPGRGEGSYYMSLPPYKQKFKEILGFEPYEGTLNIKLNETINLDKLNPLEVGDFYYNNKKFYGLKVIPVTIINKEGHTIDGAIVAPKKTCHSSNILEIIAPIKLRKFLSLSNGDIVKIVTK is encoded by the coding sequence TTGAAATTTTTAGGTAGATTAGTTCCAGGAAGAGGTGAAGGCAGTTACTATATGAGTCTGCCCCCGTATAAACAAAAATTTAAAGAAATTTTAGGTTTTGAGCCTTATGAAGGAACATTAAATATTAAATTAAATGAAACTATAAATTTAGACAAGTTAAATCCTTTGGAAGTTGGCGATTTTTACTACAACAACAAAAAATTTTATGGCCTTAAAGTAATACCAGTAACTATAATTAATAAAGAAGGTCATACTATAGATGGGGCCATAGTGGCACCTAAAAAAACTTGCCATTCATCAAACATACTTGAAATTATAGCCCCTATTAAATTAAGGAAATTCTTGTCTTTAAGCAATGGCGATATTGTTAAAATTGTAACAAAATAA